Proteins encoded together in one Erinaceus europaeus chromosome 11, mEriEur2.1, whole genome shotgun sequence window:
- the DCLRE1B gene encoding 5' exonuclease Apollo isoform X1: MNGVLIPHTPIAVDFWSLRRAGSARLFFLSHMHSDHTVGLSSTWARPLYCSPITAYLLRRHLQVSKQWIRALEVGESHVLPLDEIGRETMTVTLMDANHCPGSVMFLFEGYFGTILYTGDFRYTPSMLKEPALRLGKQIDTLYLDNTNCNPSQVLPSQQEAAHQIVEIIRKHPQHNVKIGLYNLGKESLLEYLALEFQTWVVLSPRRLELAQLLGLADVFTMEETAGRIHAVDHMDICRSAMLHWNLTHPTIAILPTSRRIRSSHPDIHIVPYSDHSSYSELCAFVTALKPCQVVPIVSRQPFRDYFQDSLSPRLSIPLTPDSVQQYMNSPKKPNFLWLFLKKRLKRPRTQGVVFESLEENSDQFQADSNSKKTKNENLGGDLEKQLSLCTLQTQKQLSPDLCSKEWDGAIPFSQFQKTEAVLTKSMDFPVYFRTKDEEFISPETVEEISLEPHLTSKGNSGSKATGKHITWVGQGSPLVHSSKSASLLAPEFTDLALKYLLTPVNFFQVRFSSRGFDQQVEKYHKPCRSTRVQKDNRA; this comes from the exons ATGAACGGGGTCCTGATCCCCCACACGCCTATCGCTGTGGACTTTTGGAGCCTGCGCCGGGCGGGCTCAGCGCGACTCTTCTTCTTGTCCCACATGCATTCTGACCACACGGTGGGCCTGTCTAGCACCTGGGCCCGGCCCCTCTACTGCTCCCCAATCACTGCCTACCTCTTGCGGCGTCATCTACAG GTATCTAAGCAGTGGATCCGAGCCCTGGAAGTTGGTGAGAGCCATGTCCTTCCTCTAGATGAAATTGGACGAGAGACCATGACAGTAACCCTCATGGATGCCAATCACTGCCCTGGTTCTGTCATGTTTCTCTTTGAAGGATACTTTGGAACCATCCTCTATACAG GTGATTTCCGATATACACCATCCATGTTGAAGGAGCCAGCCTTAAGATTAGGGAAACAGATTGATACCTTATACCTAGACAATACTAATTGTAACCCAAGCCAAGTTCTTCCTTCTCAGCAAGAAGCTGCCCACCAGATTGTTGAGATCATTCGAAAGCACCCACAACATAATGTGAAGATAG GACTCTATAACCTGGGAAAAGAGTCACTGCTGGAATACCTGGCCCTGGAGTTTCAGACCTGGGTGGTATTGAGTCCTCGGCGCCTGGAATTGGCACAGCTGCTGGGCCTGGCAGATGTGTTCACAATGGAGGAGACAGCTGGCCGCATCCATGCCGTAGACCACATGGATATCTGCCGTTCTGCCATGTTGCACTGGAACCTCACCCACCCTACCATCGCTATTCTTCCCACAAGCCGGAGAATCCGCAGCTCTCACCCTGACATCCACATAGTCCCTTATTCTGACCATTCTTCCTACTCTGAGCTTTGTGCCTTTGTCACAGCACTGAAACCTTGCCAGGTGGTGCCCATTGTCAGTCGACAGCCCTTCAGGGACTATTTTCAGGACAGCCTGAGCCCCAGACTCTCTATTCCCCTGACTCCAGACTCTGTGCAGCAATATATGAATTCTCCTAAAAAACCAAACTTTCTCTggctgtttttaaaaaagagactaaaGAGGCCAAGAACTCAGGGTGTTGTGTTTGAATCTCTTGAGGAAAATTCCGATCAATTTCAAGCTGACAGCAACTCAAAGAAGACCAAGAATGAGAACCTTGGTGGGGACCTTGAGAAgcagctttccctctgcactTTGCAGACCCAGAAGCAATTGAGCCCAGATCTCTGCAGCAAAGAATGGGATGGGGCCATACCTTTCTCTCAGTTCCAGAAGACAGAGGCTGTGCTAACTAAGTCCATGGATTTTCCAGTGTACTTCAGGACCAAAGATGAGGAATTTATTTCTCCAGAAACTGTAGAGGAAATTAGTCTAGAGCCACACTTGACATCCAAGGGAAACAGTGGCTCAAAAGCTACAGGGAAGCATATTACTTGGGTAGGTCAAGGTTCTCCTTTGGTTCACAGCAGCAAGTCTGCCTCTCTTCTGGCTCCTGAGTTCACAGACCTGGCACTAAAATACCTCCTGACTCCAGTGAACTTTTTCCAGGTAAGGTTCTCTTCTAGGGGTTTTGACCAGCAAGTGGAAAAATACCATAAACCTTGCAGAAGTACAAGAGTACAGAAAGATAATCGAGCTTGA
- the DCLRE1B gene encoding 5' exonuclease Apollo isoform X2 — protein MLKEPALRLGKQIDTLYLDNTNCNPSQVLPSQQEAAHQIVEIIRKHPQHNVKIGLYNLGKESLLEYLALEFQTWVVLSPRRLELAQLLGLADVFTMEETAGRIHAVDHMDICRSAMLHWNLTHPTIAILPTSRRIRSSHPDIHIVPYSDHSSYSELCAFVTALKPCQVVPIVSRQPFRDYFQDSLSPRLSIPLTPDSVQQYMNSPKKPNFLWLFLKKRLKRPRTQGVVFESLEENSDQFQADSNSKKTKNENLGGDLEKQLSLCTLQTQKQLSPDLCSKEWDGAIPFSQFQKTEAVLTKSMDFPVYFRTKDEEFISPETVEEISLEPHLTSKGNSGSKATGKHITWVGQGSPLVHSSKSASLLAPEFTDLALKYLLTPVNFFQVRFSSRGFDQQVEKYHKPCRSTRVQKDNRA, from the exons ATGTTGAAGGAGCCAGCCTTAAGATTAGGGAAACAGATTGATACCTTATACCTAGACAATACTAATTGTAACCCAAGCCAAGTTCTTCCTTCTCAGCAAGAAGCTGCCCACCAGATTGTTGAGATCATTCGAAAGCACCCACAACATAATGTGAAGATAG GACTCTATAACCTGGGAAAAGAGTCACTGCTGGAATACCTGGCCCTGGAGTTTCAGACCTGGGTGGTATTGAGTCCTCGGCGCCTGGAATTGGCACAGCTGCTGGGCCTGGCAGATGTGTTCACAATGGAGGAGACAGCTGGCCGCATCCATGCCGTAGACCACATGGATATCTGCCGTTCTGCCATGTTGCACTGGAACCTCACCCACCCTACCATCGCTATTCTTCCCACAAGCCGGAGAATCCGCAGCTCTCACCCTGACATCCACATAGTCCCTTATTCTGACCATTCTTCCTACTCTGAGCTTTGTGCCTTTGTCACAGCACTGAAACCTTGCCAGGTGGTGCCCATTGTCAGTCGACAGCCCTTCAGGGACTATTTTCAGGACAGCCTGAGCCCCAGACTCTCTATTCCCCTGACTCCAGACTCTGTGCAGCAATATATGAATTCTCCTAAAAAACCAAACTTTCTCTggctgtttttaaaaaagagactaaaGAGGCCAAGAACTCAGGGTGTTGTGTTTGAATCTCTTGAGGAAAATTCCGATCAATTTCAAGCTGACAGCAACTCAAAGAAGACCAAGAATGAGAACCTTGGTGGGGACCTTGAGAAgcagctttccctctgcactTTGCAGACCCAGAAGCAATTGAGCCCAGATCTCTGCAGCAAAGAATGGGATGGGGCCATACCTTTCTCTCAGTTCCAGAAGACAGAGGCTGTGCTAACTAAGTCCATGGATTTTCCAGTGTACTTCAGGACCAAAGATGAGGAATTTATTTCTCCAGAAACTGTAGAGGAAATTAGTCTAGAGCCACACTTGACATCCAAGGGAAACAGTGGCTCAAAAGCTACAGGGAAGCATATTACTTGGGTAGGTCAAGGTTCTCCTTTGGTTCACAGCAGCAAGTCTGCCTCTCTTCTGGCTCCTGAGTTCACAGACCTGGCACTAAAATACCTCCTGACTCCAGTGAACTTTTTCCAGGTAAGGTTCTCTTCTAGGGGTTTTGACCAGCAAGTGGAAAAATACCATAAACCTTGCAGAAGTACAAGAGTACAGAAAGATAATCGAGCTTGA